A single genomic interval of uncultured Pseudodesulfovibrio sp. harbors:
- a CDS encoding flagellar motor protein MotB → MAKKEKKLICEEMPPWMITFSDVMTLMLTFFVLLVSMSQIDARRKLVALGSIIGTFGWQDASYEVFSKKDTRRTVEPGPIDSGDLEPLKELKWENVDQDINFRSNRFVQILSINSSLLFEPDGVVLSDAGRALLDEFMPILSQVQYPLLLAGHTSELRDELGLNYEPGDDTMIPDLSWKLSLNRTLAVYRFLLERGMAPDMLRIEAFGKYRPYYPQNNAENRAKNRRVDIVLDKRSLEAGEEVRALSPSIRTQDDSISVDGFEFDVRPPEGLE, encoded by the coding sequence ATGGCGAAAAAAGAGAAAAAACTCATCTGCGAAGAGATGCCTCCGTGGATGATCACGTTCTCCGACGTCATGACGTTGATGCTCACGTTTTTTGTGTTGCTCGTGTCCATGTCCCAGATCGACGCACGCCGCAAACTGGTCGCGCTCGGTTCCATCATCGGTACGTTCGGCTGGCAGGACGCCAGTTACGAGGTCTTTTCCAAAAAGGACACGCGCCGTACGGTTGAACCCGGTCCCATCGACAGCGGCGACCTTGAGCCGCTCAAGGAACTCAAATGGGAAAACGTGGATCAGGACATCAATTTCCGCTCCAATCGTTTTGTTCAGATTCTTTCCATCAATTCGAGCCTGCTGTTCGAACCGGACGGCGTGGTCCTGTCCGATGCCGGACGGGCGCTTCTCGACGAGTTCATGCCGATCCTGTCGCAGGTTCAGTATCCGTTGCTTCTGGCCGGACACACTTCGGAGCTTCGCGATGAACTCGGCCTGAATTACGAGCCGGGAGACGACACGATGATTCCTGATCTGTCGTGGAAGCTCTCGCTCAACAGAACGCTGGCCGTGTACCGCTTCCTGCTTGAACGCGGCATGGCCCCGGACATGCTCAGGATCGAGGCGTTCGGCAAATACCGTCCCTACTACCCGCAGAACAACGCCGAAAACAGGGCAAAGAACCGGCGTGTCGACATCGTGCTCGATAAGCGGAGCCTTGAAGCGGGCGAGGAAGTCCGGGCGCTGTCTCCGTCGATTCGGACGCAGGACGACAGCATCAGTGTGGACGGATTCGAATTCGACGTGCGCCCGCCCGAGGGGCTGGAGTAG
- the fliQ gene encoding flagellar biosynthesis protein FliQ produces MTPEFVVGFARQAIEMTLIISLPMLGIGMVVGIFISVLQAATQIQEMTLTMVPKIVAIFLALLIAFPWIMDKMMSYTTNLFLNLPNYIR; encoded by the coding sequence GTGACTCCTGAGTTTGTTGTCGGCTTCGCCAGACAGGCCATTGAGATGACGCTCATTATTTCGTTGCCCATGCTCGGCATCGGCATGGTCGTGGGTATTTTCATTTCCGTGTTGCAGGCCGCCACCCAGATTCAGGAAATGACCTTGACCATGGTTCCGAAGATCGTGGCCATCTTTCTTGCCCTGCTCATTGCATTTCCATGGATAATGGACAAGATGATGTCGTATACGACAAATCTTTTTCTCAATCTTCCCAACTATATACGATAA
- a CDS encoding flagellar basal body-associated FliL family protein produces the protein MADEDVLQEEKKGGMLKWIIILVVLIALGVGGYFGYTMFFAAPAEDAATEEVAAEGEQAPLESLEGTLVPLPVFLVNLADPLGRRYLKLGLEVEVRDPEAQAALAKYEAKIKDTLLLLLSSKTYDSLSTMKAKVELKQEVVDRLNQIVGKGSILRVYITEMVIQ, from the coding sequence ATGGCTGACGAAGATGTACTCCAGGAAGAGAAAAAGGGTGGAATGCTCAAGTGGATCATCATCCTTGTGGTGCTGATCGCGCTCGGCGTGGGCGGTTATTTCGGATACACCATGTTTTTCGCCGCACCTGCCGAAGACGCCGCGACCGAGGAAGTGGCTGCCGAGGGCGAGCAAGCGCCTCTGGAGTCTCTGGAGGGTACGCTGGTCCCGCTGCCCGTGTTCCTTGTCAATCTGGCTGACCCGTTGGGAAGGCGCTACCTGAAACTCGGCCTTGAGGTCGAGGTCCGTGATCCCGAAGCGCAGGCCGCATTGGCCAAATACGAGGCAAAGATCAAGGATACCCTGCTTCTGCTGCTTTCAAGCAAGACCTATGATTCCCTTTCCACTATGAAGGCCAAGGTGGAACTCAAGCAGGAAGTGGTCGACCGACTGAATCAGATTGTCGGTAAAGGCAGTATCTTACGTGTATACATTACGGAAATGGTTATTCAGTAG
- a CDS encoding flagellar motor protein MotB has translation MAKKKKVTCPPLALWLVTFSDLVTLLLTFFVLLLTMSSMDNAILTRVTLHTADLGLLDKRGSGRVTAKERLVVDLMAKPWQVLDKKQRIKDLLFPDDVLPEELDKSELDKNLEILAKPDGVALVFTDKLLFEPGQSALSPRGEFVLDRIIPMMTHTGAPVNIAGYTSGVEGAIDPFVLSGDRALAVLSFLVKAGMPDSRFSLSAYGGAFPVRDDYGRPADSAMNRRVEILLKTARPIGGY, from the coding sequence ATGGCGAAAAAGAAAAAAGTAACCTGCCCGCCGCTTGCGCTCTGGCTCGTCACTTTTTCTGATCTGGTGACGCTTTTGCTCACGTTCTTCGTGCTGCTCCTGACCATGTCGTCCATGGACAACGCCATCCTGACCCGTGTGACCTTGCATACCGCCGATCTCGGCCTGCTCGACAAGCGCGGCTCGGGCCGGGTTACGGCCAAGGAACGGCTTGTCGTCGATCTCATGGCCAAGCCGTGGCAGGTGCTGGACAAGAAACAGCGCATCAAGGACCTGTTGTTCCCGGATGACGTCCTGCCCGAGGAACTGGACAAGTCGGAGCTGGACAAGAATCTCGAAATCCTTGCCAAGCCCGACGGCGTGGCTCTGGTCTTCACCGACAAGCTGCTGTTCGAGCCGGGGCAGTCCGCACTCAGTCCGCGTGGCGAGTTCGTGCTCGACCGGATCATTCCCATGATGACCCATACCGGGGCTCCGGTGAATATCGCCGGATATACCTCCGGCGTGGAAGGGGCGATCGATCCGTTTGTCCTGTCCGGAGACCGGGCGCTTGCCGTGCTGTCGTTTCTGGTCAAGGCCGGAATGCCTGACAGCCGGTTTTCCCTGTCTGCGTATGGCGGGGCGTTTCCGGTGCGTGACGATTACGGCAGGCCTGCGGATTCGGCCATGAACCGCCGTGTGGAAATTTTGCTGAAGACTGCCCGTCCCATCGGCGGGTATTAG
- the fliO gene encoding flagellar biosynthetic protein FliO, producing the protein MDSTVAANATGAMALPMVDTGTTIFTTLGYLSLLLGVIFLAYYLLRRLGVQGMGIQGGQGAPQLMGRLMLGQHQSVVVVRHQGKDLLLGVTAEHVTLLDKGDADESIAEPAEKKNFASFLKRSTGDEG; encoded by the coding sequence TTGGATAGCACTGTCGCAGCCAATGCAACGGGGGCCATGGCGCTCCCTATGGTGGACACGGGTACCACCATTTTCACGACACTGGGCTATCTCAGCCTGCTGCTCGGCGTCATTTTTCTGGCCTATTACCTGCTGCGTCGGCTCGGCGTGCAGGGGATGGGTATTCAGGGAGGACAGGGCGCACCGCAACTCATGGGGCGGCTCATGCTCGGGCAGCATCAGAGCGTTGTGGTTGTGCGTCATCAGGGAAAGGATCTGCTGCTTGGTGTGACGGCAGAACATGTCACACTGCTGGACAAGGGCGATGCGGACGAAAGTATTGCCGAACCTGCTGAAAAGAAGAATTTTGCATCGTTTCTCAAGAGGAGTACTGGCGATGAAGGGTAG
- the fliN gene encoding flagellar motor switch protein FliN → MADDQDKLAQEWADALLDGDDAGDAGDAAAGLDADDPLGGLENVTDPSEAGSADVGGDDEALADEWAAALAETEQDEVKHEKEQAFLSTQTHDYDFKDMGADAKAGSASGKRDLDFILDIPLEVSAELGRTKLLINELLQLGQGSVVELNKLAGEPLEIYVNGKLVARGEAVVINEKFGIRLTDIISPIERVKQLG, encoded by the coding sequence ATGGCCGACGATCAAGACAAACTTGCACAGGAATGGGCTGACGCCCTGCTGGACGGTGACGACGCCGGTGATGCTGGCGATGCCGCAGCCGGACTCGATGCCGATGATCCGCTTGGAGGACTTGAGAACGTGACCGATCCGTCCGAGGCCGGAAGTGCCGATGTCGGCGGTGACGACGAAGCCCTTGCCGACGAGTGGGCCGCCGCCCTTGCCGAAACCGAGCAGGACGAAGTCAAGCACGAGAAGGAACAGGCGTTCCTTTCGACCCAGACCCATGATTATGACTTCAAGGACATGGGGGCGGACGCCAAGGCCGGAAGCGCTTCCGGCAAGCGCGATCTGGACTTCATTCTGGATATCCCGCTTGAGGTCTCTGCCGAACTGGGCCGCACCAAGCTGCTTATCAACGAGCTGCTGCAACTCGGTCAGGGATCGGTTGTCGAGCTGAACAAGCTTGCGGGTGAACCTTTGGAAATTTACGTCAACGGCAAGCTCGTCGCACGCGGCGAAGCGGTTGTCATCAACGAAAAATTCGGTATCCGCCTGACGGATATCATCAGCCCCATTGAGCGAGTGAAACAGCTTGGATAG
- the glnD gene encoding [protein-PII] uridylyltransferase encodes MTQPAHLPESAKHLKAAKNALWERAKAGAVGGFAWEYTHLVDRYFEERILEAGPQPFAFTLAAVGGYGRGRLCPGSDIDILLICRRRIPKAAEKFIRDLLFPLWDLGFDLGHGVRTVSDCVSLAAKDYQVLASLLDARPLAGDAEVFHSFQNTFEKKVLRKQGKAFADSLHAHNKTRARQYGDASAMLEPELKNGLGGLRDGQQVFWLNRLMETTNTPPVFLPEELARLREDQAFLNRVRTALHLAAGRKTDRLFFDLQPQAARLMGFANQGDSPENTGRSVEFFLSRLHQAMTRIKAMREALFQERFFPPRAPAATPETHSIAACPEGLFFKAHTNATPQDVLDAFRESARTDLPLTWNARRIIRDNPGRFASRLIDRPETLTALVEIFLSANADTACDGLLETRILPAIFPEFGDVEHLIQFNDYHVHPVGRHTLATVTLLSSFLRDTGHWTEKTTRRISSPTNLVLAGFFHDLGKGEPNHSRTGAEIARDVLSRFGMSETDIDEIAFLVRHHLLIPKTATRRDLSDESVISELAATAGSPERLHMLYLLSIADSMATGPRAWNAWTRSLFEETYHKAINLLERGSLSKPDSAQRLVSARNRVIEACPDMDAEHVKSALEAMPPRAFLALDTETLAGHIKIANTLWREIAEDRIRKPSTIGGKSVCVLEAESGRVKGTYRLTIAALDRTGLFATIAGAISLHGMNILSAELFTWNDGTAIDVITVSAPPENLFAEEVWARVKRSIGYALTGKLDIAARLDRQRKSPLGKSRTGPKLRPMVTIDNQGSDFYTIIEVAATDRTGFLFDMAATLSANGISIHLAKITTISGRAADIFHVRSATGLKIMEKERIALLRDALLEAAEIS; translated from the coding sequence ATGACACAGCCTGCACATCTCCCCGAATCTGCAAAACACCTCAAGGCCGCCAAGAATGCGCTCTGGGAACGCGCAAAAGCAGGAGCGGTGGGCGGGTTCGCTTGGGAATATACCCATCTGGTCGACCGGTATTTCGAGGAACGCATCCTTGAAGCCGGTCCCCAGCCCTTTGCTTTTACACTTGCGGCAGTGGGCGGCTATGGCCGCGGCAGGCTCTGCCCCGGATCGGATATCGACATCCTCCTGATATGCAGGCGACGCATCCCCAAGGCAGCCGAAAAGTTCATCAGAGACCTGCTGTTTCCCCTCTGGGATCTGGGTTTCGACCTCGGACACGGGGTACGCACCGTTTCAGACTGCGTTTCACTGGCAGCAAAAGATTATCAGGTGCTTGCCTCGCTCCTCGACGCGCGACCGCTTGCGGGTGACGCCGAGGTCTTCCACTCCTTCCAAAACACATTCGAGAAGAAGGTGCTCCGAAAACAAGGAAAGGCATTCGCAGACAGCCTGCACGCACACAACAAAACACGCGCACGGCAGTACGGGGACGCCTCGGCCATGCTTGAACCGGAGCTGAAGAACGGACTTGGAGGATTGCGCGACGGTCAGCAGGTTTTCTGGCTCAACCGGCTCATGGAGACAACGAACACACCGCCTGTCTTTCTGCCCGAGGAGCTCGCCCGACTGCGCGAGGATCAGGCCTTTCTCAACCGCGTCCGCACCGCGCTCCATCTTGCTGCCGGACGCAAGACCGACCGCCTGTTTTTCGACCTCCAGCCGCAGGCAGCCCGCCTCATGGGATTTGCCAATCAAGGGGATTCACCAGAGAACACTGGGCGCAGCGTGGAATTTTTCCTTTCCCGCCTGCATCAGGCCATGACCCGCATCAAGGCCATGCGCGAAGCGCTGTTTCAGGAACGTTTCTTCCCGCCCCGGGCTCCGGCAGCCACCCCCGAAACACACAGCATTGCGGCATGCCCCGAAGGTCTGTTCTTCAAGGCGCACACAAATGCCACACCGCAAGACGTCCTTGACGCCTTCCGGGAATCGGCACGCACCGACCTGCCCCTGACATGGAACGCCCGCCGAATCATCAGGGACAATCCCGGCAGGTTCGCATCCCGGCTCATTGATCGACCGGAAACCCTGACCGCCCTTGTGGAAATATTCCTCTCCGCCAATGCCGATACAGCCTGCGACGGATTGCTCGAAACCCGGATTCTCCCCGCGATTTTTCCGGAGTTCGGGGACGTGGAACACCTTATCCAGTTCAACGATTATCATGTACACCCCGTGGGACGGCATACCCTCGCAACCGTGACCCTGCTTTCATCGTTCCTGCGCGACACCGGACACTGGACCGAAAAAACGACCCGCCGCATATCTTCTCCGACGAATCTCGTTCTCGCGGGATTCTTCCACGATCTCGGCAAGGGGGAGCCAAACCACTCCCGCACAGGAGCTGAAATCGCCCGCGACGTCTTGAGCCGTTTCGGCATGAGCGAAACGGACATCGATGAAATCGCCTTTCTCGTCAGGCACCACCTGCTCATTCCGAAGACAGCCACACGCCGCGACCTCTCAGATGAAAGCGTCATATCCGAACTGGCCGCCACAGCCGGTTCCCCCGAACGTCTCCACATGCTCTACCTGCTCTCCATCGCCGACTCCATGGCCACCGGCCCCCGGGCATGGAACGCATGGACCCGCTCACTTTTCGAAGAGACCTACCACAAGGCGATCAATCTTCTCGAACGCGGCTCCCTTTCCAAGCCCGACAGCGCGCAACGTCTTGTCTCGGCGCGAAACAGAGTCATTGAAGCGTGCCCGGACATGGATGCCGAACATGTGAAGTCCGCTCTGGAAGCAATGCCTCCACGGGCCTTTCTCGCACTCGATACAGAGACACTTGCAGGCCACATCAAAATAGCCAACACCCTTTGGCGGGAAATAGCGGAAGACCGCATCCGCAAACCATCGACCATCGGCGGCAAGAGCGTCTGTGTTCTGGAAGCCGAGTCCGGCAGGGTCAAAGGCACCTACCGCCTGACCATCGCCGCCCTTGACCGAACCGGCCTGTTCGCGACCATTGCCGGAGCCATATCGCTGCACGGCATGAACATCCTGTCAGCCGAACTTTTCACTTGGAACGACGGAACCGCCATCGACGTCATCACCGTCAGCGCACCGCCCGAAAATCTCTTTGCCGAAGAAGTCTGGGCACGAGTCAAACGCTCCATCGGCTACGCCCTCACCGGCAAGCTCGACATCGCCGCCCGACTTGACCGGCAGCGGAAATCCCCGCTCGGGAAGTCCAGAACAGGGCCGAAACTCCGCCCCATGGTCACCATCGACAACCAAGGCAGCGATTTCTACACCATCATCGAAGTCGCAGCCACCGATCGAACCGGCTTTCTCTTTGACATGGCCGCAACACTTTCGGCCAACGGCATCTCCATTCATCTCGCAAAGATCACCACCATCAGTGGTCGCGCCGCCGACATCTTCCACGTCCGTAGCGCGACCGGCCTGAAAATCATGGAAAAGGAACGCATCGCCCTTCTACGAGATGCGCTCCTTGAAGCAGCCGAAATATCATAA
- a CDS encoding ATP-binding protein, which yields MKKTTTSMPKGLKPSKLRAALDPAKVPFADSTEIPDRNVYPKFQPRAIQALSLALEIKGNEHNVYVSGEPNMGRTYFAKSFLEPAAARRDAPCDWVFLYNFEDHDRPISLSMPAGMGRKFKLAQHKAMTHIRQEIPARFEKDAFQKKHERLVKKHNSKREELFSRMDATAEKENFSLSLDDDGVLTLSPIVDGEIVSDKDFDKIKPAQRKKLKAKGEELLAGVSSILRQINQNEMDMRESENVLHQETAKAVMADCFAVVRDKFKAIKGLSEYFDDLTTEVVENVDQFMPKDTSLAGLMPEGMPGGEDFFTRFEVNLFVDNGKAKGAPVIVEDHPTAFNLLGSIEREAEMGALYTDFTLIKAGAIHMANGGFLILNIEDLLSNPNSWEGLLRALRSGQSRIEDPVDPEQVRARTIQPDPIDLELKVVLIGSDEHYEILLHNDDRFEKYFKLKAHLQYAATRTAANIRNYMYVIGEIARECDTLPFTREAIAGLVDFASRLVEDQKRLSLYAPLVRERMIEASAMARMVGKTKVGIDELNEAVAAKDYRVNLYEEEFMTDYDRQVIKVSTSGEAEGRANGLSVTQFGDYEFGLPHQISCTVGVGHGGILDLEREAQLGGPIHTKGMMIIKSYLVRLFAQDKPIVLTGSLCFEQSYAGIEGDSASGAELASLLSALSGVPINLSYAFTGAVSQSGAVMAVGGVNRKIEGFFEVCRRRKLTGKQGVILPADNVVNLMLKDEVVQAVEDGLFHIFPVKTIEEAMFILTGMRCGSRSKSGKYPTGTLYHAVDSRLAELAKIAVPGDGKK from the coding sequence ATGAAAAAAACGACCACTTCCATGCCCAAAGGACTCAAGCCTTCCAAGCTGCGGGCCGCGCTGGACCCCGCCAAGGTCCCGTTTGCCGACAGTACCGAGATTCCGGATCGCAACGTCTATCCGAAGTTTCAGCCTCGGGCCATTCAGGCGCTTTCCCTGGCCCTTGAAATCAAGGGCAACGAGCATAACGTCTATGTTTCGGGTGAACCGAACATGGGCCGCACCTATTTTGCAAAGAGTTTTCTCGAACCGGCCGCCGCGCGCAGGGATGCGCCTTGCGATTGGGTGTTCCTTTATAATTTTGAGGACCATGACAGGCCCATTTCCCTTTCCATGCCCGCAGGCATGGGCCGGAAGTTCAAGCTGGCCCAGCACAAGGCCATGACGCATATTCGGCAGGAAATCCCGGCCCGTTTTGAAAAGGACGCCTTTCAGAAGAAACATGAACGGCTGGTAAAGAAGCACAATTCCAAGCGTGAGGAATTGTTCAGCCGGATGGACGCGACCGCTGAGAAGGAGAATTTCAGCCTCAGTCTTGATGATGACGGCGTGTTGACCCTTTCTCCCATTGTGGATGGCGAGATTGTTTCGGACAAGGATTTCGACAAGATCAAGCCGGCCCAGCGCAAGAAGCTCAAGGCCAAGGGCGAGGAACTGCTTGCCGGTGTCAGCTCCATTCTGCGTCAGATCAACCAGAATGAAATGGACATGCGTGAGTCCGAAAACGTCCTGCATCAGGAGACAGCGAAGGCCGTCATGGCCGACTGCTTTGCAGTGGTTCGGGATAAATTCAAGGCCATCAAGGGGCTTTCCGAGTACTTCGACGATCTGACCACTGAAGTCGTCGAGAACGTGGACCAGTTCATGCCCAAGGATACCTCATTGGCCGGGCTCATGCCCGAAGGCATGCCCGGAGGAGAGGATTTCTTCACCCGTTTCGAGGTCAACCTTTTCGTGGACAACGGCAAGGCCAAGGGCGCGCCGGTGATTGTCGAAGACCATCCCACGGCCTTCAATCTGCTGGGTTCCATTGAACGCGAGGCTGAAATGGGTGCCCTGTACACCGACTTCACCCTCATCAAGGCCGGGGCCATCCATATGGCCAACGGTGGATTTCTCATCCTGAACATCGAGGACCTGCTCAGCAATCCCAATTCATGGGAAGGTCTGCTCCGCGCCCTGCGTTCAGGCCAGTCCCGCATTGAGGACCCCGTGGACCCGGAACAGGTCCGCGCCCGAACCATCCAGCCTGATCCCATTGATCTCGAACTCAAGGTCGTGCTCATCGGCTCGGATGAACATTACGAGATTCTGCTGCATAACGACGATCGTTTCGAGAAGTATTTCAAGCTGAAAGCGCATCTCCAGTATGCGGCCACGCGCACTGCCGCCAATATCCGGAACTACATGTACGTCATCGGCGAGATCGCCCGCGAATGCGACACCCTGCCGTTCACCCGCGAGGCCATTGCCGGTCTGGTGGATTTCGCCTCCCGTCTTGTCGAGGACCAGAAACGTCTTTCCTTGTATGCGCCGCTTGTACGTGAACGCATGATCGAGGCTTCGGCCATGGCGCGCATGGTCGGGAAGACCAAGGTCGGCATTGACGAACTCAATGAAGCCGTGGCTGCCAAGGATTACCGGGTCAACCTCTATGAAGAGGAGTTCATGACCGATTACGACCGTCAGGTCATCAAGGTGTCTACCTCGGGCGAGGCCGAGGGACGGGCCAACGGTCTGTCCGTCACCCAGTTCGGGGATTACGAATTCGGTCTGCCGCATCAGATTTCCTGCACCGTGGGTGTGGGGCACGGCGGCATTCTCGACCTTGAGCGGGAAGCGCAGCTCGGCGGTCCCATTCATACCAAGGGCATGATGATCATCAAGTCCTACCTTGTCCGGCTCTTTGCACAGGACAAGCCCATCGTGCTCACCGGCTCCCTCTGTTTCGAGCAGTCATACGCCGGTATCGAAGGCGACTCCGCTTCCGGGGCCGAGCTGGCTTCGCTCCTGTCCGCGCTTTCCGGTGTGCCGATCAATCTTTCCTACGCCTTTACGGGCGCGGTTTCCCAGTCCGGTGCCGTCATGGCCGTGGGCGGCGTGAATCGCAAAATCGAGGGCTTCTTCGAAGTCTGCCGTCGTCGTAAATTGACAGGGAAACAGGGCGTCATTCTGCCCGCCGACAACGTGGTCAACCTCATGCTCAAGGACGAAGTCGTTCAGGCGGTCGAGGACGGCCTGTTCCACATCTTCCCGGTCAAGACCATTGAGGAAGCCATGTTCATTCTGACAGGCATGCGTTGCGGTTCGCGCTCCAAATCCGGGAAGTATCCGACAGGGACCCTGTACCATGCCGTTGATTCGCGGCTTGCGGAACTGGCGAAAATCGCCGTGCCGGGAGACGGAAAGAAATAG
- the fliP gene encoding flagellar type III secretion system pore protein FliP (The bacterial flagellar biogenesis protein FliP forms a type III secretion system (T3SS)-type pore required for flagellar assembly.) gives MKGRTFRIQAIFWVVLLAAIALPVLAFAQGPTIPKLSMELAAGQAEPGEVSTLLEILFLMTVLSMAPAIMLTMTSFTRIIIVFHFLRQAMGTQQMPPNQILAGLAIFMTLVIMYPVGKAINDTAFQPYMAEEIRFDEMLDRAQKPIRKFMFKHTREKDLSIFYSITKEDRPKNKEEVNTLMLVAAYTISELKTGFTIGFLIYIPFLILDMVVASILLAMGMMMLPPVMISLPFKILLFILIDGWNLLVGSLVNTFQ, from the coding sequence ATGAAGGGTAGGACGTTTCGCATACAGGCGATCTTCTGGGTCGTCCTGCTTGCCGCGATTGCCTTGCCCGTACTGGCCTTTGCTCAGGGACCGACCATCCCCAAGCTTTCCATGGAGCTTGCCGCCGGACAGGCGGAGCCGGGGGAAGTCTCGACTCTGCTTGAAATCCTGTTCCTCATGACCGTGCTCAGCATGGCCCCGGCCATCATGCTGACCATGACCTCGTTTACCCGCATCATCATTGTTTTTCATTTTTTGCGGCAGGCCATGGGAACACAGCAGATGCCGCCCAACCAGATTCTTGCGGGGCTGGCCATTTTCATGACGTTGGTCATCATGTACCCGGTGGGCAAGGCCATCAACGACACCGCATTCCAGCCGTACATGGCTGAGGAAATCCGTTTTGACGAGATGCTTGACCGGGCGCAGAAGCCTATTCGCAAGTTCATGTTCAAGCACACGCGTGAAAAGGATCTCTCGATTTTCTATTCCATCACCAAAGAGGATCGGCCTAAGAACAAGGAAGAGGTCAACACCCTCATGCTGGTGGCCGCTTATACCATTTCGGAACTCAAAACCGGTTTTACCATCGGTTTTCTCATTTATATCCCGTTCCTTATTCTTGACATGGTCGTTGCTTCGATCCTGCTCGCCATGGGCATGATGATGCTGCCGCCAGTCATGATATCATTGCCGTTCAAGATTTTGCTGTTTATCCTGATTGACGGATGGAATCTGCTTGTCGGTTCTTTGGTGAATACGTTCCAGTGA